In the genome of Massilia sp. W12, the window GCTGGCCGCGCTGGGGCCGGCGTTTGTCGATGTCAAAACCCGCGTGATGGGCGATGTGATCGGCCCCGAAGCCTGGTTTACGCGACGCAAACGGCAACCCGATCTGGCCATGCTGATCCGCGCCGCCTATCTGATTTCTTCCGGCAAACTGATCCGCACCAGCGTCTTGCGCGAAGTCGGTTTGATGGATGAAAAACTGTTCATCGATGCGGTGGACACCGAATGGTGTTTGCGCGCGCGCAACCTGGGGCTGGAATGTTTTTGCGTCACCGACGCCATGATGCAACACGACTTAGGGGACAGCTCAACCAGCATAGGCAAACGCAAGATTGCTTTGCACAGTCCTTTGCGTCACTATTACATCATGCGCAATGCGATTTTATTGATGCGCATGGCGCATATCCCCTGGCGCTTTAAATGCACGGAAGCGTATAAAAGCCTGCGGCGCCTGATTGGCTGGACACTGCTGTGCCGGCCACGCCTGAAGCATTTACAATACATGTTGCGCGGGATTGTTGACGGTTTGCGCGGTAAAAGCGGCCCGGCGGATCGTCCGCCGGCGGATTCTGGTGGAGCATAGCAGCAGCATGAGCGATCTTATCTTGAGCATTTCCATTGTCAGCCATGGCCATGCGCAGCATGTGCAACAGCTGCTGGAAGATCTCGTGCATTGCGCGCCCGCCAACGCCGAAGTAATCCTGACCCATAATCTGCCGGAGCAGATCAGCTTGCCGCCCAAGCTGCCGTTTGCCATCAAACAGGTGCACAACCCGGCGCCAAAAGGTTTCGCCGCCAATCACAACCACGCTTTTTCACTCTCGCGCGGGGCGTATTTTGTGATCTTGAATCCGGATGTGCGCCTGCCGGAAAATCCCTTCCCGCAATTGTTAGCGCTGTTTGCACATCATCCCAAAGCGCTGGCCGCGCCGCTGATTGTGAATCAGCATGGCATGGTGGAAGACAGCGCGCGCAATTTTCCGACCCCGCTGTTATTGATGAAAAAAGCCGCCGGCAAGCTGTTCCGCTTCCGGCTGGCGCAAGACCAGGTGCCGGCCAAAGATGACTGGCTGATGCCGGACTGGGTAGCCGGCATGTTCATCATGGCGCCGCGCGCGGTGTATGAACATTTGCGCGGTTTGAATGAACACTATTTCCTGTATTACGAAGACGTGGATTTTTGCGCGCGCGCCCGTCTGGCCGGCTGCGACATCCTGGTCAACCGCAATGTGCGCGTGGTGCATGAAGCACAGCGCGACAGCCATAAAAAAGCGCGCTATCTGCTGTGGCATATGAAAAGCGCGCTCAAATTTTTCACCTCGCAGGCGTATTTGCGCATCAGCTGGCGCCGTCTGACCGGCGCATTGTGAGGCGGCCATGCGTATCTTAGTCACCGGGGCGCAAGGCTTCGTCGGCGCCGCCTTGTGCGCCAGCCTGCGCCAACAAGGCCACCAGGTCATGGCCCTTGCGCGCCGCCCGGCGCCCGATACCATTTGCCTCGAAATGGGGCCGCAGACCGATTGGTCGCCGCACCTGGCCGGGGTGGAGGCGATTGTGCATTGCGCCGCGCGCGTGCATTTGATGCAAGACGCGGCCAGCGACCCGCTGGCGGCCTATCGCGCCGCGAATTGCGCAGCCACCCTGCAATTGGCGCGCGCCGCCGCCGCCGCCGGCGTGCAACGTTTTGTCTTCCTCTCCAGCATCAAGGTGAACGGCGAAGAAAGCGCACAAGCTTACCGCGCCGACACCCCGCCGGCGCCGCAAGATCCGTATGGCGTCTCGAAATGGGAAGCGGAACAAGGCTTGCTGGCCTTGGCGCAGCGCAGCGCGCTGCAAGTCTGCATCATCCGCCCGCCCTTGATTTACGGCGCTGGCGTAAAGGCGAATTTCCGCCAGCTGCTGAACCTGGTGCGGCGCGGTTTGCCGCTGCCCCTGGCCAACATCGACAACCGGCGCAGCCTGCTGTATCTGGGCAATTTGCTGGATTTGATCAGCCTGTGTTTGCAACACCCGCAAGCCGCCAACCGCACCTTTTTAGCCAGCGACGGCGAGGATGTCAGCACGCCGCAACTCATCCGCACCATCGCCGCCGCCCAGGGCCGCAGCGTGCGCCTGCTGCCCTGCCCGCCCGCCCTGCTGGCGCTGGTCTGCCGTCTGCTGGGCCGCAGCAGCGCCTGGCAACGCCTGGCCGGCTCGCTGCAAGTCGATAGCAGCGCGGCGCGTGATTTGTTGGGCTGGACGCCACCGTACAGCATGGCGCGGGGGTTGCAGGAGATGCTGGCGGCGGAGCAAGCATCGCATTGAAAATGCGAACGGCGTCAGATTTCACGGGTATCGGCGCGGCTGACTCGAATTCCTTTTTGTATCCACCGCTGTCGGAAGCCGGCTTATCGCTGCGCTCAACCCAGCCTGCGATTTGGGCTGGAAGACGGCTGAACGGTCTTTGTTCCGATGATCTGCTGCAATCCGTTTGTAAGCTGCGCGCCTGGCGCGCCGACTAAACATCAAGCCGCCCCGCACTGGCATTTCCCGCTCTGCCGCGCTAAGCTGCATCAGTAAGCTTGACGATTTTTTCTATCCGGGATCAGTAAGCACATGGCAATTTCCGGCATTTCCGCGAACCCGTATTACGCCTATGCGCCCCCGGCGCAGGGCGGGGCGCGCACGCGCGAGGAAGGCGCGGCGGCGCAGCCGGAAAAAGTGGCAGGGGCGACGGCAGGAGCCGCCCCCACGGCGGCCCAGGCTGCCGCCGGTTTGCCGCCCGGTCAAAGGGTGCAAGCCGGCGCTGACAGCCAGGCCGCACGAAACAACACAGGGCGCAAAGCGGAGGAAAGCGGCGCGCCGCAAGCCAGGGATGAAGCGGGGAAAAAAGCCGACGCCGGCAGTGCGCGCAAAAGCGACGGCAGCGCATTTTCTGAAGAGGAATTGGCGCAAATCGCTAAATTGCAGGCGCGCGACCGCGAAGTGCGTCAGCATGAAATGGCGCATCTGGCCGCCGCTGGCGGCCTGGCCACCTCGGGCGCCAGTTTCAGCTATCAAAAAGGGCCGGACGGCGTGAATTACGCGATTGGCGGTGAAGTCAGCATCGACACCTCCAGCGGCAGCACGCCACAGGAAACGATTCAGCGCGCGCGCACCATCCAGGCCGCCGCGCTGGCCCCGGCCTCGCCATCCGGCGCCGACCGCGCCGTGGCGGCGGCGGCGCAGCAAATGGAATTGCAGGCGCGCGCCGAATTGGCCAGCAGCGCCATCAGCGCGCCGCAAGAAGACGGGGCGGAAACGGTGGGCGCAACTGAGGCCGCCAAAGAGGCGCAAGTCAAAGACCCGGCGCAAGTCGCGCGCGATGTGGCGCAAGCGCTGGCGGAAAGTCTGCCGCCGCCGGTGCAGGCGACGACGGCCAGCGGCAACGCGCCGCAAGCCGCACAAGCCGGCGTATCCGCGCCGGGCGCACTCAGTCCAGGACAGCGCGCCAATGCGCCTGAGAACACAAACCCCTTCCCGCCGCAACGCAACAGCCAATTGGCGCGCGCCTACGGCGATGAAGCGCCGCGCCAACCAAATCTGCGCGCCATTGCATAGGAATCAATATGGAACTGCAAGCCATCAGCAACCGCGCCACGCTGCAAGCCATCAGCAGCAGTCAAGCGCCAGCCGCGTTAAGCAGCGAAAAAAACCTGAGTGCAGCGGCGTGCGGCCCGGGGTGCGCATGTGACGCCTGCGCACCCGGCGCTGCCGCACTGGGCAGCGCAAGCGAACAAGTCAGTTTGAGCAGCCAGGGCTTGGCGCTGGCCGCTGGACAAGGGGTGGAAAAAACACAAAGCGCGCCGCCGCTGGCCGGTTTTTCCAGCCTGCTGCTGCCCAAGGCGCAGCAAGCGGCGCTGGCGTATCAAAGCTGAGCCGCTGCCGGCTTATTTTTCCACATAGGTTCCGGCTTTCAACTCCGGCCAGTTTTTATCCGCCGCCTGCACATAGCCAGGAATATCTTTTTGCCAGCGCTTGAGTACGCGCTGGCTCAAATTCAGATACAGCTTGCCATCCACCACTTTGAATGCCTGCGGATCAATTTCCGGCGCATAACCTTGCGCCACGCCATAGGCGCAATAGCCGCCGTATTGCGGCGCATATTTTTCCGGCTGTGCTTTGAAGGCGTCCAGATTGCTTTGGCTGGCGAAATGCCAGGTTGCGCCCTGCCAGACATGGCGCAGCTCGGGCTTGCCCTTGTGCGCTTTCTTTTCAGTGAAATAGGCAACCGGATCATAACCACGGATCGCCCCTTCGGCGGTGGAAAATACCGGCGCCACCGGCTGGCCGGCCCAGGCGCTGGCGCACAAAGTGAGCGCGGCGCCAAGTTGTGCAAAACGGGCAGTGGGATGGAAACAAATGCGCATAACAAGCTCCTGTGATCGGGTCTTGCTTGGTCGCGCCAACTGCGGCAAACCTTACAGCCACGCCGCAGATTCAGAGCAGATTTTCGAGCGCCTCAATATCCGCCGCCAAGTCCAAGGGCAGATAACACAGCACTTCCAGTTCGCGGTCGAGATAAATTTCGCGCCGGGGCCGCGTCTGGCTCAATTCCTGCATCACAGCGTCGCGCTGCTGCAGCAGGCTGTGAATGGCGGGGCGGTACAAGCTCAACAGGGCGCGCAATAATTGATTCACCTGGCGCACGCCGCGCCGTCCTTTGACTTGAAACGCATCCAGACCGCGCACGCTTTGCTGAAAGTTAAGCCATGGCCCTTTGCTGACCCAGCGATTAACGCAAAACAGGCCGGCGGGCTGGCCTTGCGCATCCATCGAGATCGCCAATAAATGCGCCGGCGAAATATTGCGGCCCGGGCGGGCGCGCTTGATGCCGGCTTGCTGCGGCAAAATGTATAAATGAAAATGCCCATGCTCTTCAAACGGGCGCAAGGCAGAGCTGTGCGCATGGTAAAAATATTGTGAGGCGTTGACCTCATCGCGCACGTCGGCATCGGGGTAATGCTGCCATTCGACAAACTCGCGTTCGCCGATCAGCGCTTGCACGGCCTGGGTTTCCTGTTGCGCCAATTCCTGCATGGCGCGCACCAGGGCGCAGGCGGCGCGCCAACAATCTTTCAGCTCACGGCGCGGCAAGGCCGCCCAATTGCGCCAGTGCGGCATCATCACGGGCAATTCTGCAAGGCTTAAGGCGCTCGGCGCGGCGGTGGAGATGGTGGCGGCGGTCATGACGGGGAAATGCAGGTGGAAAAAAGCCGGGGCGGCAAACCCCGGCTTTGGCGAACGGCGCGAGCCGGGCCGGCAAAATTACTTGGCCGGTGCGCAACCGGTTTTCGCGGTTGACGGCGAGCAGCTGGCCTTTTGGGTGGCTGGCGCGCAACCGGTTTTGCCGGCAGCTTTCTTCGGTGCGCAAGCTTTTTTAGGCGTACATGCCGCTTTCTTCGGGGCGCAAGCTTTTTTCGCAGCAGCACAGCTGGTTTTGGCGGCGCAACCGGTTTTGGCGGCGCAGCTGGCCGGGGACTTGGCTGCGCAGCTGGCCGGGGAAGACGCCACAGCCGGGGTGACGGTCACGGCAGCGGCGGCCACGACGGATGCGCCAACCACTTTCTTCAGAGTGCTGGAGAGGGAAGATTTCATTATTAAGCTCCTGTTGAACGGGAAACGCCTGTAGAGAGGCTGAGAAGATGAAACGCTGCAAATACTACTGATGTTTAGTCGCAGTTGCACGAAAATTCTTGCCTGATCAATCCAAATGATTCGCAAAAACAACGAAAATCTTGAGATTTCAAATAATGTTATAAAAATATTTTGATCCACATCAAATCAGTCGAATATTGCATGCTGTTTTTTGCTGCATGACACAACAGCTGCTTATGCCGATTTACGCAAAACAGCACGCTTGGCCGGATTGCCGGCGCAGTAAATCTGATTCAGACGCGCCGCGCATTGTGCAATAATCATGCGAGCCGTCAGCGCACGGCGCGTCAGGTGTATTTTCAGAACTTCCTTTTCGCACAGGACTGGCATGCATAAACATCGCAGCGTGGTCGATCTGAGCGACCCGATGGCCTTTTTTAAAAAGCTGCAGACCATCACCGCTAAAATCAACGCCACCAGCAAGATCGAGGAAATCATGCTCGATCTGTCAGAAGATATTTGCGAATTATTCGGCTGCGACCGCCTGACCCTGTACGCCCTGTCGCAAAGCCGCACGCACATCGAATCCAAGGTCAAAACCGGCTTGCGCAGTTTCAAAAATTTCAGCCTGCCGATTTCCGCCGCCAGCATCGCCGGCTTCGTCGCCCTGACGCGGCGCGTGGTGAATATCGCCGATGTATATGACGAAGGCGAATTGCGCGCACTCTCGCCGGAGCTGACCTTTATGCGCGACGTGGATCAGCGCACCGGCTACCGCACGCGCCAGATCATGGCGGCGCCGCTGGTGGATGAAGATGGCGGCGCGCTGCTGGGCGTGGTGCAACTGATCAATAACCGCAATCCGGGCCGCTTTTCCCCCATGATTGAAGACGGTTTGCGCGATTTGTGCGAAGTGCTGTCGCGCGTCTTTGCGCAACGCATTTTGCCGCTGCTGACGGTGCGCATGAAATATGACCCGCTGGTGGAAATCGGTTTGTTAAGCGGAGCCGAGCTGGCCCAGGCGTATCGCAATGCGCGTCTGAAAGCGCGCGATATGCAACAGATCTTGCAGGAAGATTTTCATTTGAGTTTGGCCGATATCGGCGCCGCACTGGCGACTTTTTTCAATACGCCCTACGAACCTTTCCGCCCGGAACGCAAGCCGCTTGCGCTGTCGCTGAAAAAATTCCGCCGCCCCTACTGTGAGCACAACCGCTGGCTGTTGCTGGATGATGATGGCGAATGCATCCGCATCCTCTCGACCGACCCGGCGCGGGTGCGCAATGCGCGCGTGGTGGAAAGCCTGTTTCCTCACCGCCGCCTTGAATATCTGGTCAGCACCGACCGCGAATTCCGCCTCACCCTGGATCAATATTTCGGCGGCGGCCCGATCACCGAAGAAGCGCATGCCGCCGGCTTATCGCCGGCCATGTCGGCAGCCGAAAACGCCCTGCTGACCCGTCTGTGCGGCATGCTGCACAAAGCCGCACAGGATATTCCCGGCTTGCAACTCGATGTGCGCACCGATTTATTGCGTATGGTGCGGCGCGCTGCGGATGATGGCAGTCTGGCCGGCATCCGTGGTCAATTAAGTTTTGATTTTTCCTACGAATTGCAGCCCCCTGCCGGGGCTGCCGATTCGCCCTCTGACTATTCTCACTGAGCGAGGCCATTGCATGAAAGTTGAAGACCAATCCCTCTTGCAAGATGCGCAAAACCAAGTCAACAGCCTGCAGCCGGGGCCGGATCAGATGAACCGGCGCGGCTTCATCCAGAGTACGCTGGGGGTCGGCTTTGCCGCCGCAGTTTTGCCGGTGGCGGCGCAAACCATGGTCAAAACCCCGGCTGAGGGCTTGTTAAGCGGTGAAGTGGTGATTGAAGTGAATGGCCACAAAATGCCGGTGTACCGGGCGCAGCCGGCAGGCAAGAGCAATTTGCCGGTGGTCTTGGTGGTGTCGGAAATTTTTGGCGTGCATGAGCATATCGCGGATGTGGCGCGCCGCTTTGCGCGCCAGGGTTATCTGGCGCTGGCCCCGGATCTGTTTGGCCGCCAGGGCGATCCGACCAAATACGGCACCGCCGCAGAAGTCATCAAAGAAGTGATTTCCAAAGTGCCGGATGCGCAAGTCATGGCCGATCTGGACGCCTGCGTGAGCTGGGGGCGCGCGAATGGCGGCAGCGATAAGCTGGCGATCACCGGTTTTTGCTGGGGTGGCCGGATTACCTGGCTGTATGCGGCGCACAATCCGGCGATCAAGGCCGGGGTGGCCTGGTATGGCCGGCTGGTGGGCGATAAAAACGCCAACAATCCCACGTTTCCGGTCGATCTGGCCCCAAAGCTGAGCGCGCCGGTATTGGGTCTGTATGGGGCCAAGGATGCCGGGATTCCACTCGACTCGGTGGAGAAGATGAAAGCCGCGCTGGCGCAGGGCAAGAGCAAGTCTGAATTCGTGGTGTATCCCAATTCCGGCCACGCCTTCCACGCCGATTACCGCCCGAGCTATGTGGAGGCGGATGCGAAAGACGGCTGGCAACGCGCGCTGGCCTGGTTTAAGCAACACGGGGTGGCCTGAAGCGGGATTCATGGCGAAGCGGCCTTGTGTTTATGGCGGGCAGGCTCCGCCTCCTTTGATTTTCAAGCGGCGCCGGGCGGCGGGGCGCCGGACGGGGGGGCGGCAAAGCTGATAGAATGACCGGTTTTGACCTGCCGCCGCAGGCTTGCACCCAGACTTTTGCAAGTTGGCCGCGCCGCCGCCCATGCCCGAATTGACGCCTGTTTTAAGCGCTATTTTGCTCACTACCCTGGTTGCCGGGGTGGTCAGCATTTCCGCTGCCGCCCTGTTTTCCTTCACCCTGCTGGCCAAGGTGGTGGAACGTATGGTCAGCTTGTCGGTCGGCATTATGCTTTCCACCTCTTTCTTGCACGCCCTGCCGGAA includes:
- a CDS encoding glycosyltransferase family 2 protein, coding for MTQLAQREKPVVCAVVVSYQPQPERLRRLLETMVLQANAVLVVDNGSRAQSALQNLVQEAGAYFLPLAENIGLAAGFNRGIAWAMARNASHVMLFDQDSAPTPSMLRQMLFAENWILQQGLPLAALGPAFVDVKTRVMGDVIGPEAWFTRRKRQPDLAMLIRAAYLISSGKLIRTSVLREVGLMDEKLFIDAVDTEWCLRARNLGLECFCVTDAMMQHDLGDSSTSIGKRKIALHSPLRHYYIMRNAILLMRMAHIPWRFKCTEAYKSLRRLIGWTLLCRPRLKHLQYMLRGIVDGLRGKSGPADRPPADSGGA
- a CDS encoding glycosyltransferase → MSDLILSISIVSHGHAQHVQQLLEDLVHCAPANAEVILTHNLPEQISLPPKLPFAIKQVHNPAPKGFAANHNHAFSLSRGAYFVILNPDVRLPENPFPQLLALFAHHPKALAAPLIVNQHGMVEDSARNFPTPLLLMKKAAGKLFRFRLAQDQVPAKDDWLMPDWVAGMFIMAPRAVYEHLRGLNEHYFLYYEDVDFCARARLAGCDILVNRNVRVVHEAQRDSHKKARYLLWHMKSALKFFTSQAYLRISWRRLTGAL
- a CDS encoding NAD-dependent epimerase/dehydratase family protein, whose translation is MRILVTGAQGFVGAALCASLRQQGHQVMALARRPAPDTICLEMGPQTDWSPHLAGVEAIVHCAARVHLMQDAASDPLAAYRAANCAATLQLARAAAAAGVQRFVFLSSIKVNGEESAQAYRADTPPAPQDPYGVSKWEAEQGLLALAQRSALQVCIIRPPLIYGAGVKANFRQLLNLVRRGLPLPLANIDNRRSLLYLGNLLDLISLCLQHPQAANRTFLASDGEDVSTPQLIRTIAAAQGRSVRLLPCPPALLALVCRLLGRSSAWQRLAGSLQVDSSAARDLLGWTPPYSMARGLQEMLAAEQASH
- a CDS encoding putative metalloprotease CJM1_0395 family protein, giving the protein MAISGISANPYYAYAPPAQGGARTREEGAAAQPEKVAGATAGAAPTAAQAAAGLPPGQRVQAGADSQAARNNTGRKAEESGAPQARDEAGKKADAGSARKSDGSAFSEEELAQIAKLQARDREVRQHEMAHLAAAGGLATSGASFSYQKGPDGVNYAIGGEVSIDTSSGSTPQETIQRARTIQAAALAPASPSGADRAVAAAAQQMELQARAELASSAISAPQEDGAETVGATEAAKEAQVKDPAQVARDVAQALAESLPPPVQATTASGNAPQAAQAGVSAPGALSPGQRANAPENTNPFPPQRNSQLARAYGDEAPRQPNLRAIA
- a CDS encoding YHS domain-containing (seleno)protein, whose product is MRICFHPTARFAQLGAALTLCASAWAGQPVAPVFSTAEGAIRGYDPVAYFTEKKAHKGKPELRHVWQGATWHFASQSNLDAFKAQPEKYAPQYGGYCAYGVAQGYAPEIDPQAFKVVDGKLYLNLSQRVLKRWQKDIPGYVQAADKNWPELKAGTYVEK
- a CDS encoding GAF domain-containing protein translates to MHKHRSVVDLSDPMAFFKKLQTITAKINATSKIEEIMLDLSEDICELFGCDRLTLYALSQSRTHIESKVKTGLRSFKNFSLPISAASIAGFVALTRRVVNIADVYDEGELRALSPELTFMRDVDQRTGYRTRQIMAAPLVDEDGGALLGVVQLINNRNPGRFSPMIEDGLRDLCEVLSRVFAQRILPLLTVRMKYDPLVEIGLLSGAELAQAYRNARLKARDMQQILQEDFHLSLADIGAALATFFNTPYEPFRPERKPLALSLKKFRRPYCEHNRWLLLDDDGECIRILSTDPARVRNARVVESLFPHRRLEYLVSTDREFRLTLDQYFGGGPITEEAHAAGLSPAMSAAENALLTRLCGMLHKAAQDIPGLQLDVRTDLLRMVRRAADDGSLAGIRGQLSFDFSYELQPPAGAADSPSDYSH
- a CDS encoding dienelactone hydrolase family protein, producing MNRRGFIQSTLGVGFAAAVLPVAAQTMVKTPAEGLLSGEVVIEVNGHKMPVYRAQPAGKSNLPVVLVVSEIFGVHEHIADVARRFARQGYLALAPDLFGRQGDPTKYGTAAEVIKEVISKVPDAQVMADLDACVSWGRANGGSDKLAITGFCWGGRITWLYAAHNPAIKAGVAWYGRLVGDKNANNPTFPVDLAPKLSAPVLGLYGAKDAGIPLDSVEKMKAALAQGKSKSEFVVYPNSGHAFHADYRPSYVEADAKDGWQRALAWFKQHGVA